The following are from one region of the Mus caroli chromosome 13, CAROLI_EIJ_v1.1, whole genome shotgun sequence genome:
- the LOC110307687 gene encoding zinc finger protein 120-like — MLETYRNLNAIGFNWEDHNIEEHRQSSRRHGRHERSHTGGKTSEYPQCKAFAYHCHAQRHESIHIEKKSYEVIQYVEAFAHHSSLQIHKRIQTIQNPYLCNQCGKAFANHSHLQRHEVIHTGEKPYECNQCGQSFPYHRSLQMHERIHTGEKPYKCNQCDKAFTNHTGLLRHKRTHSGEKPYECNQCGKTFSQHYNLLMHKRTHTGEKPYECNECGKAFSYHRSLQMHERIHTGEKPYKCNQCDKAFSRHTGLQLHKRTHTGEKPYRCNQCDKAFSQHSHLGMHKRTHTGEKPYECSQCGKTFACHSRLQRHKRIHNVKKNSMNIFKNIHTDKKFSENKKCGKAFAQHRYLRNAERSTYWGHLMNALTGLYCSSSTVRHLVMDRFLLQ, encoded by the exons ATGCTGGAGACCTACAGGAACCTCAATGCTATAG GCTTTAATTGGGAAGACCACAATATTGAAGAACATCGTCAGAGTTCTAGAAGACATGGAAG GCATGAAAGAAGTCATACTGGAGGGAAAACCTCTGAATATCCTCAATGCAAAGCCTTTGCATACCACTGTCATGCTCAAAGGCATGAAAGCATTCATATTGAAAAGAAATCCTATGAAGTTATTCAATATGTTGAAGCCTTTGCACATCACAGTagtctccaaatacataaaagaatacaaacTATCCAGAATCCCTATttatgtaatcaatgtggtaaagcctttgcaaatcacagtcatcttcaaaggcatgaagttattcatactggagagaaaccatatgaatgtaaccaatgtggGCAATCCTTCCCATATCACAGGAGTCTTCAAatgcatgaaagaattcatactggagagaaaccctacaaatgtaatcaatgtgataaagcctttacAAATCACACTGGACTCCtaagacataaaagaacacatagtggagagaaaccctatgaatgcaACCAATGTGGTAAAACCTTTTCTCAACACTATAATCTCCTAatgcataaaagaacacatactggagaaaaaccatatgaatgtaatgaatgtggcaaagccttttcATATCACAGGAGTCTTCAAatgcatgaaagaattcatactggagagaaaccctacaaatgtaatcaatgtgataaagcttTCTCACGACACACTGGTCTCCAACTGCATAAAAGaactcatactggagagaaaccttacagatgtaatcaatgtgataaagccttttcacaacacAGTCATCTAGGAatgcataaaagaacacatacaggagagaaaccctatgaatgtagtCAATGTGGTAAAACCTTTGCATGTCACAGTCGTCTTCAAAGGCATAAAAGAATtcataatgtaaaaaaaaattctatgaatatattta AAAATATACATACTGACAAGAAAttctctgaaaataaaaagtgtggtaaagcctttgcccAGCACAGATATCTCAGGAATGCAGAAAGGAGCACATACTGGGGACACCTTATGAATGCACTCACAGGTCTATATTGTTCATCCTCTACTGTACGTCACTTGGTGATGGATAGATTTCTGCTGCAATGA